A single region of the Kwoniella botswanensis chromosome 1, complete sequence genome encodes:
- a CDS encoding phosphoglycerate dehydrogenase, whose translation MSSSVPVPGRRTSVSASDPPNFIPIPTNTRGIPTTSFGAQSPPAAATGLSGSFSTSPSMSSHVRGGSGSVGSVFHGMARQLTAFLPVTYPLEEEPEKRQGKTKVLLLENINLDAAQFLKDQGFEVDHVTKAWSEEELISKLSQYQAIGIRSKTKITQKVIDANPQLLVIGCFCIGTNQVDLEHAARRGIAVFNSPYANSRSVAELVISEIIALSRQIVDRTHEMRAGIWNKLSKNCWEIRGKTLGIVGYGHIGSQLSVLAESFGMQVIYYDVIPIMPLGTARQVDSLDDLLSKADFVTLHVPEIPDTINMIGEAQFNQMKTGSFFINNARGKVVDLPALAQALESKHLAGAAVDVFPKEPGSNGPGFNETLGDFIPRLRNCANLIMTPHIGGSTEEAQRAIGSEVSNALYRYLTYGTSLGSVNFPEVDLRAITTNDERHIRVCHVHRNEPGVLKQINNILADHNIEKQFSDSKGDIAYLMADISGVGQEEVEGIYNGIKNTRANILTRLLCE comes from the exons ATGTCCTCCTCGGTACCTGTCCCAGGTCGAAGAACCTCTGTGTCAGCTTCTGATCCTCCCAACTT CATCCCAATCCCAACCAACACCCGAGGTATCCCCACAACCTCATTCGGCGCTCAATCTCCTCCTGCTGCGGCTACAGGCCTGAGCGGATCATTCTCCACCTCCCCATCTATGTCCAGCCATGTGAGAGGAGGATCAGGTTCAGTCGGATCGGTCTTCCACGGTATGGCTAGACAGTTGACAGCTTTCTTACCTGTCACTTATCCCCTCGAGGAAGAACCTGAAAAGAGACAAGGTAAAACCAAGGTCTTGTTATTGGAAAATATCAATTTGGATGCGGCTCAGTTCTTGAAGGACCAAGGCTTCGAG GTTGATCACGTCACCAAAGCTTGGTCGGAAGAAGAGCTCATTTCGAAATTATCCCAGTATCAAGCTATCGGTATCAGAtccaagaccaagatcacCCAAAAGGTTATCGACGCCAATCCTCAG CTTCTTGTCATCGGTTGTTTCTGTATCGGTACCAACCAAGTTGACCTCGAACACGCCGCTCGAAGAGGTATTGCAGTCTTCAACTCTCCTTATGCCAACTCCCGATCTGTCGCCGAATTAGTGATTTCCGAAATCATCGCTTTGTCCAGACAGATTGTCGATAGGACCCACGAAATGCGAGCAGGTATCTGGAACAAGCTTTCCAAGAACTGTTGGGAGATCCGAGGAAAGACATTAGGTATAGTTGGATATGGACATATCGGATCTCAATTATCCGTCTTGGCCGAATCTTTCGGTATGCAGGTCATCTACTACGATGTTATCCCAATTATGCCATTGGGTACAGCAAGACAAGTGGATTCCTTAGATGATTTGTTGTCCAAAGCGGATTTCGTCACACTTCATGTCCCTGAAATTCCCGATACGATCAACATGATTGGTGAAGCTCAATTCAACCAGATGAAAACCGGTTCATTCTTCATTAACAACGCCCGAGGAAAAGTTGTCGACCTACCTGCCTTAGCTCAAGCACTAGAATCCAAACATCTTGCCGGAGCTGCTGTTGACGTGTTCCCCAAAGAACCTGGATCAAATGGACCTGGATTTAACGAGACTCTGGGAGACTTCATCCCTAGATTGAGGAATTGTGCGAACTTGATTATGACACCGCATATTGGAGGATCGACCGAGGAAGCTCAACGTGCGATTGGATCAGAAGTATCCAATGCCCTATATAGGTATTTGACCTATGGTACAAGTTTGGGATCTGTCAATTTCCCCGAAGTTGATTTGAGAGCAATCACAACGAATGACGAGAGGCACATTCGAGTGTGTCATGTGCACAGGAATGAACCTGGTGTGTTGAAGCAGATCAACAATATTTTGGCCGATCACAACATCGAAAAGCAATTCTCGGATTCCAAGGGTGATATCGCGTACCTGATGGCGGATATTTCGGGTGTGGgtcaagaggaagttgaaggtaTTTATAATGGTATCAAGAATACTAGAGCGAATATCTTGACTAGGTTGctttgtgagtga